A window from Mycobacterium saskatchewanense encodes these proteins:
- a CDS encoding nitroreductase family deazaflavin-dependent oxidoreductase, with protein MGSGKPIRPPWWLKPANKLFIRMSRLGISFGGESPVVLTALGRRSGAARSTPVTPLTVDGRQYVVAGFPGADWVANVRAAGEATIARGRRVQRVRMAELSAEDARPVLRAFPTEVPTGVGFMKRAGLVTDGRPDEFEALAGRCAVFRLDPI; from the coding sequence ATGGGAAGCGGCAAACCGATCAGGCCGCCGTGGTGGCTGAAGCCGGCGAACAAGCTGTTCATCCGGATGTCGCGGCTGGGAATCAGTTTCGGCGGCGAAAGCCCGGTGGTGTTGACCGCCCTGGGCCGCAGGTCGGGCGCGGCGCGCTCGACGCCGGTGACCCCGCTCACGGTCGACGGGCGGCAGTACGTCGTCGCCGGGTTCCCGGGCGCCGACTGGGTGGCGAACGTGCGCGCCGCCGGTGAGGCGACGATCGCGCGTGGCCGCCGGGTCCAGCGCGTGCGGATGGCCGAGCTCTCCGCCGAGGACGCGCGGCCGGTCCTGCGCGCCTTCCCCACCGAGGTGCCCACCGGCGTCGGCTTCATGAAGCGGGCCGGACTCGTCACTGACGGCCGCCCCGATGAATTCGAAGCGCTGGCCGGCCGGTGCGCCGTCTTCCGCCTGGACCCGATTTAG
- a CDS encoding aldo/keto reductase, which produces MTDKPRPGGVTTLGAHTVARVGYGAMQLFETTPEDAATVLRRAVELGVDHIDTASFYGPGEVNRRIRAALAPYPDELVIVSKVGARYTGEQPIPLAAAQKPAELRAAVEDDLRQLGLERVPVVNLRRMDLGPGVAAERDQVVDLDDQLAEMIALRDEGKIGGIGISAVPLEVLRRALPAGIACVQNAYSVLDRSQEETLDVCTAEGIAWVPYFPLGSSFPGFPKVADDAVVAEIAGELGATPAQVGLAWVLAHAPNALLIPGTRSVTHLEENIGAAGVTLDNDALERLDAVGSTEPQPHGVERFQR; this is translated from the coding sequence ATGACGGACAAACCACGGCCCGGCGGCGTCACCACCCTGGGCGCACACACGGTCGCCAGGGTCGGCTATGGCGCCATGCAGCTGTTCGAGACCACCCCGGAAGACGCGGCCACCGTGCTGCGCCGCGCGGTCGAGCTCGGCGTCGACCACATCGACACCGCCTCGTTCTACGGCCCCGGCGAGGTGAACCGCCGGATCCGCGCCGCGCTGGCGCCCTACCCCGACGAGCTCGTCATCGTCAGCAAGGTCGGCGCGCGATACACCGGCGAACAGCCGATCCCCCTCGCGGCCGCGCAGAAGCCCGCCGAGCTGCGCGCCGCGGTGGAGGACGACCTGCGCCAGCTCGGCCTCGAGCGCGTCCCGGTGGTGAACCTGCGGCGCATGGACCTCGGGCCCGGCGTGGCCGCCGAGCGCGACCAGGTCGTCGATCTGGACGACCAACTCGCCGAGATGATCGCCCTGCGCGACGAGGGCAAGATCGGCGGGATCGGCATCAGCGCCGTGCCGCTGGAAGTCCTGCGCCGGGCCCTGCCCGCGGGGATCGCCTGCGTGCAGAACGCGTACAGCGTGCTCGACCGCTCGCAGGAGGAGACGCTCGACGTCTGCACGGCCGAGGGAATCGCGTGGGTGCCGTACTTCCCGCTGGGGTCGTCGTTTCCCGGCTTCCCGAAGGTCGCCGACGACGCGGTGGTTGCCGAGATCGCCGGGGAGCTGGGGGCCACACCGGCGCAGGTCGGGCTGGCGTGGGTGCTGGCCCACGCGCCCAACGCGTTGCTGATTCCCGGGACGCGGTCGGTCACGCACCTCGAGGAGAACATCGGCGCGGCGGGTGTCACCCTGGACAACGACGCTCTGGAACGGCTGGACGCCGTCGGCTCCACCGAGCCCCAGCCGCACGGGGTGGAGCGCTTCCAGAGGTAA
- a CDS encoding TetR/AcrR family transcriptional regulator, whose product MVEPSRSDARRNRERLLAAATAAFSQGGPVSLEAIARDAGVGIGTLYRHFPTREALVEAVYRAELAEVAAAAGQLLERHPPKEALRRWMDRYAGFVAAKRGMAESLQAMFASGAMQPTQTRDSIVGAVDLLLRAGADDGSLRADVQADDVVSSLIGTFLASGSPEQRGRMLDLLVAGIAA is encoded by the coding sequence TTGGTCGAGCCGAGTCGATCCGACGCGCGCCGGAACCGCGAGAGGCTGCTCGCGGCGGCGACAGCGGCGTTCTCGCAGGGCGGCCCCGTGTCGCTCGAGGCGATCGCGCGCGACGCCGGCGTCGGGATCGGGACGCTCTACCGCCATTTCCCCACCCGCGAGGCCCTGGTGGAGGCGGTCTACCGCGCCGAGCTCGCGGAGGTGGCCGCCGCCGCGGGGCAGCTGCTCGAACGGCATCCGCCCAAGGAGGCGCTGCGACGCTGGATGGACCGCTACGCCGGCTTCGTGGCCGCCAAGCGCGGGATGGCCGAGTCGCTGCAGGCGATGTTCGCCTCCGGTGCGATGCAGCCCACCCAGACGCGCGACAGCATCGTCGGCGCCGTCGACCTGCTGTTGCGGGCCGGCGCCGACGACGGCAGCCTGCGCGCAGACGTGCAGGCCGACGACGTGGTGTCGAGCCTGATCGGCACCTTCCTGGCCAGCGGCTCGCCGGAGCAGCGCGGCCGCATGCTTGACCTGCTGGTGGCCGGGATCGCCGCCTAG
- the fadD8 gene encoding fatty-acid--CoA ligase FadD8 — MSDELLRHPIHSGHLTVGALKRNKNKPVLHLGDTTLTGGQLAERISQYIQAFEALGAGTGATVGLLSLNRPEVLMIIGAGQVQGYRRVALHPLGSLDDHAYVLGDAGVTSLIIDPNPAFVERALGLLEKVPGLKQVLTIGPVPEALGDSAVDLVAEAAKYPPKPLVAADLPPDHIGGMAYTGGTTGKPKGVLGTAQSITTMTTIQLAEWEWPENPRFLMCTPLSHAGAAFFVPTIIKGGELVVLTKFDPAEVLRVIEEQKITATMLVPSMIYALMDHPDSHTRDLSALETVYYGASAMNPVRLAEAIRRFGPIFAQYYGQSEAPMVISYLAKKDHDEKRLTSCGRPTLFARTALLDADGNPVPQGEVGEICVSGPLLSGGYWNLPEETAKTFKDGWLHTGDMAREDEDGFWFIVDRVKDMIVTGGFNVFPREVEDVVAEHPAVAQVCVIGTPDEKWGEAVTAVIVLRPDHPSDEESVARVTVEIQSAVKERKGSVQSPKQVIVVESVPVTALGKPDKKAVRARFWEGAGRAVG; from the coding sequence ATGAGCGACGAGCTGCTGCGCCATCCCATTCATTCCGGACACCTGACCGTCGGTGCGCTCAAGCGCAACAAGAACAAGCCGGTGCTGCATCTCGGCGACACCACGCTGACCGGTGGGCAGCTCGCCGAGCGCATCAGTCAGTACATTCAGGCGTTCGAGGCGCTCGGTGCGGGCACCGGCGCCACCGTCGGGCTGCTGTCGCTGAACCGGCCCGAGGTGCTGATGATCATCGGCGCCGGCCAGGTCCAGGGTTACCGGCGCGTGGCACTGCATCCCCTGGGCTCCCTGGACGACCACGCCTACGTGCTGGGCGACGCCGGCGTGACGTCGCTGATCATCGACCCCAACCCGGCGTTCGTCGAGCGGGCGCTGGGCCTGCTGGAGAAGGTGCCCGGCCTCAAGCAGGTCCTGACCATCGGGCCGGTCCCCGAGGCGCTCGGGGATTCCGCGGTGGACCTGGTCGCCGAGGCCGCGAAGTATCCGCCGAAGCCGTTGGTGGCGGCCGACCTTCCGCCCGATCACATCGGCGGGATGGCCTACACCGGCGGCACCACCGGCAAGCCCAAGGGCGTGTTGGGCACCGCGCAGTCGATCACCACGATGACCACGATCCAGCTCGCCGAGTGGGAGTGGCCGGAGAACCCCCGCTTCCTGATGTGCACCCCGCTGTCGCATGCCGGGGCGGCGTTCTTCGTGCCGACCATCATCAAGGGCGGCGAGCTGGTGGTGCTGACCAAATTCGACCCGGCCGAGGTGCTGCGCGTGATCGAGGAGCAGAAGATCACCGCGACCATGCTGGTGCCGTCGATGATCTATGCGCTGATGGACCACCCCGATTCACACACCCGCGACCTGTCCGCACTGGAGACCGTCTATTACGGCGCCTCGGCGATGAACCCGGTGCGGCTGGCCGAGGCCATCCGTCGCTTCGGGCCGATCTTCGCCCAGTACTACGGGCAGTCCGAAGCCCCGATGGTGATCTCCTACCTGGCCAAGAAGGACCACGACGAGAAACGGCTCACCTCCTGCGGGCGGCCCACCCTGTTCGCGCGCACGGCGCTGCTCGACGCCGACGGCAACCCGGTGCCGCAGGGCGAGGTCGGCGAGATCTGCGTGTCCGGGCCGCTGCTTTCCGGCGGGTACTGGAACCTGCCGGAGGAGACGGCCAAGACGTTCAAGGACGGCTGGCTGCACACCGGGGACATGGCCCGCGAGGATGAGGACGGCTTCTGGTTCATCGTCGACCGGGTCAAGGACATGATCGTCACCGGCGGGTTCAACGTGTTCCCCCGCGAGGTCGAGGACGTCGTCGCCGAACACCCGGCCGTCGCGCAGGTGTGCGTGATCGGCACGCCCGACGAGAAGTGGGGTGAAGCCGTCACTGCCGTGATCGTGCTGCGGCCCGACCATCCCTCCGACGAGGAGTCGGTGGCGCGGGTGACCGTCGAGATCCAGTCCGCGGTCAAGGAGCGCAAGGGTTCGGTGCAGTCGCCCAAGCAGGTGATCGTCGTCGAGTCGGTGCCGGTGACCGCGCTGGGCAAGCCCGACAAGAAGGCCGTGCGCGCGCGGTTCTGGGAGGGCGCCGGCCGCGCTGTCGGCTAG
- a CDS encoding amidohydrolase, which translates to MVAADLVITGTILTVDESRPTAEAIAVADGRIVAVGSRDDVAVHIGAGTETVDVGDGCVMPGFVEAHGHPLMEAMALSDRIVDIRPVTLPKADDVVAAVHREVATRGAAGAYLNGWDPLLQTGLPEPTLAWLDDTAPDGPLVIIHNSGHKAFFNSHAARRCGLTRDTPDPKGAKFGRDARGELDGAAEETGAVFPLLAGAIEPADYPAMLRDECARLNRAGLTTCSEMAFDPSFKPLVERLRNELTVRLRTYEISNPQMHTDATPGEGDDMLRQVGIKIWVDGSPWVGNIALSFPYLDTAATRAIGVVPGSCGHANYTKEQLTEIVGAYYPLGWPMACHVQGDAGVDTILDVYEEALSRHPRPDHRLRLEHVGAIRPEQLQRAADLGVTCSIFVDQIHYWGDIIVDGLFGEEHGSRWMPAGSAVATGMRISLHNDPPVTPEEPLRNISVAVTRTAPSGRVLAPEERLTVDQAIRAQTIDAAWQLFSDDAIGSLEVGKYADMVVLSADPRAVPPERIAELDVRATYLAGRRVCGE; encoded by the coding sequence ATGGTCGCCGCAGATCTCGTCATCACCGGAACGATCCTGACCGTCGATGAGAGCCGGCCCACGGCCGAGGCGATCGCCGTTGCCGACGGCCGCATCGTTGCCGTCGGAAGTCGCGACGACGTCGCGGTCCACATCGGCGCCGGCACCGAGACCGTCGACGTCGGTGACGGCTGCGTAATGCCGGGATTCGTTGAGGCGCACGGCCATCCGTTGATGGAGGCGATGGCGCTGTCGGACCGGATCGTCGACATCCGCCCCGTCACGCTCCCGAAAGCCGACGACGTCGTCGCGGCGGTGCACCGCGAGGTCGCGACGCGGGGCGCGGCCGGCGCCTACCTCAACGGCTGGGATCCGTTGCTGCAGACCGGGCTTCCCGAGCCGACGCTGGCCTGGCTCGACGACACCGCGCCCGACGGCCCGCTGGTCATCATCCACAACTCCGGGCACAAGGCCTTCTTCAACTCGCACGCGGCCCGCCGCTGCGGCCTGACCCGCGATACCCCGGACCCCAAGGGCGCCAAGTTCGGTCGCGACGCGCGGGGCGAACTCGACGGCGCCGCGGAGGAGACCGGCGCAGTGTTCCCGCTGCTGGCCGGCGCCATCGAGCCCGCCGACTACCCGGCGATGCTGCGCGACGAGTGCGCCCGGCTCAACCGGGCCGGGCTGACCACCTGCTCGGAGATGGCGTTCGACCCATCGTTCAAGCCCCTCGTCGAACGGCTGCGCAACGAGCTGACGGTCCGGCTGCGCACCTACGAGATCTCCAACCCGCAGATGCACACCGACGCCACCCCCGGTGAGGGCGACGACATGCTGCGCCAGGTCGGCATCAAGATCTGGGTGGACGGCTCGCCGTGGGTCGGCAACATCGCCCTGTCCTTCCCGTACCTGGACACCGCCGCAACCCGCGCCATCGGGGTGGTGCCCGGCTCGTGCGGACACGCCAACTACACCAAGGAGCAGCTGACAGAGATCGTCGGCGCCTACTACCCGCTGGGCTGGCCGATGGCCTGCCACGTGCAGGGCGACGCGGGCGTCGACACCATCCTCGACGTCTACGAAGAGGCCTTGAGCCGCCACCCGCGCCCCGACCACCGGCTGCGGCTCGAGCACGTCGGCGCCATCCGTCCCGAGCAGCTGCAGCGCGCCGCCGACCTCGGCGTCACGTGCAGCATCTTCGTCGACCAGATCCACTACTGGGGCGACATCATCGTCGACGGCCTGTTCGGGGAGGAGCACGGATCCCGTTGGATGCCCGCGGGTTCCGCCGTCGCCACCGGCATGCGGATCTCGCTGCACAACGATCCGCCGGTGACGCCGGAGGAGCCGCTGCGCAACATCAGCGTGGCCGTGACCCGCACGGCGCCCAGCGGCCGGGTGCTGGCGCCCGAGGAGCGGCTGACGGTCGACCAGGCGATCCGGGCGCAGACGATCGACGCCGCCTGGCAGCTGTTCTCCGACGACGCGATCGGCTCGCTGGAGGTCGGCAAGTACGCCGACATGGTGGTGCTGTCGGCCGATCCGAGGGCCGTGCCCCCCGAGCGGATCGCCGAGCTCGACGTCCGGGCGACGTATCTCGCCGGCCGCCGGGTCTGCGGCGAGTGA
- a CDS encoding o-succinylbenzoate synthase, with protein MRPPLDELLDRLHVVALPMRVRFRGITTREVALIEGPAGWGEFGAFVEYGPPEAAHWLAAGIEAAYRPPPPPQRDRIPINATVPAVAASRVGEVLARFPGARTAKVKVAEPGQTLADDVARVNAVRDLVPIVRVDANGGWTVDEAARAAAALTADGPLEYLEQPCATVAELAELRARIDVPIAADESIRKADDPLAVVRARAADVAVLKVAPLGGVSALLAIAAQIDIPVVVSSALDSAVGIAQGLTAAAALPVLRHACGLGTGGLFVRDVADVAAPVDGALAVGPVTPDPARLRELAAMPERRQWWIDRVKACHPLLVPSSE; from the coding sequence GTGAGACCGCCCCTCGACGAGCTGCTCGACCGCCTGCACGTCGTCGCCCTGCCGATGCGGGTGCGGTTCCGCGGCATCACCACCCGGGAGGTCGCGCTGATCGAGGGGCCCGCGGGCTGGGGGGAATTCGGGGCGTTCGTGGAGTACGGGCCGCCGGAGGCCGCGCACTGGCTCGCCGCCGGAATCGAGGCCGCCTATCGGCCGCCGCCTCCGCCACAGCGCGACCGCATTCCGATCAACGCCACCGTGCCGGCCGTCGCCGCCTCGCGGGTGGGCGAGGTGCTCGCCCGGTTCCCCGGCGCGCGCACCGCGAAGGTGAAGGTCGCCGAGCCCGGCCAGACGCTCGCCGACGACGTCGCCCGGGTGAACGCCGTGCGCGACCTGGTCCCGATCGTGCGGGTGGACGCCAACGGCGGCTGGACCGTCGACGAGGCGGCGCGGGCCGCGGCCGCCCTGACCGCCGACGGCCCGCTGGAGTACCTCGAACAGCCCTGCGCCACCGTCGCCGAACTCGCCGAGCTGCGCGCGCGGATCGACGTGCCGATCGCCGCCGACGAGAGCATCCGCAAGGCCGACGACCCGCTGGCGGTGGTCCGCGCCCGCGCCGCCGACGTCGCGGTGCTCAAGGTCGCTCCGCTGGGCGGCGTCTCGGCCCTGCTGGCGATCGCCGCGCAGATCGACATCCCCGTCGTGGTGTCCAGCGCGCTCGACTCGGCCGTCGGCATCGCCCAGGGCCTGACCGCCGCGGCCGCCCTGCCCGTGCTGCGGCACGCCTGTGGCCTGGGCACCGGCGGCCTGTTCGTGCGCGACGTCGCCGACGTCGCCGCCCCCGTCGACGGCGCCCTGGCCGTCGGGCCGGTGACGCCCGACCCGGCGCGCCTGCGGGAGCTGGCGGCGATGCCCGAGCGGCGGCAGTGGTGGATCGACCGGGTCAAGGCCTGCCACCCGCTGCTTGTACCGTCGTCCGAGTGA
- a CDS encoding alpha/beta fold hydrolase, translated as MINLAYDDRGSGEPVVFIAGRGGAGRTWHPHQVPAFLAAGYRCITFDNRGIGATENAEGFTTQTMVADTAALIESLGAAPARIVGVSMGSFIAQELMVVRPELVSAAVLMATRGRLDRARQFFHEAEVELYASGIELPPGLDVRNRLLESFSRKTINDDAAVADWIMMFEAWPIKRTPGLRCQLDVSPQTNRLPAYRSIAAPALVIGFADDIVTPPYLGREVADAMPNGRYLQIPDAGHLGFFERPQAVNNAALQFLANVKV; from the coding sequence GTGATCAACCTGGCTTACGACGACCGCGGGTCCGGCGAGCCCGTCGTTTTCATCGCCGGCCGCGGCGGCGCGGGACGCACCTGGCACCCGCATCAGGTGCCGGCGTTCCTGGCGGCCGGATACCGCTGCATCACCTTCGACAACCGCGGGATCGGCGCGACCGAGAACGCCGAAGGCTTCACGACGCAGACCATGGTCGCCGACACCGCCGCGCTGATCGAGTCGCTGGGCGCCGCCCCGGCCCGAATCGTCGGCGTCTCGATGGGTTCGTTCATCGCCCAGGAGCTCATGGTGGTGCGGCCCGAGCTGGTCAGCGCAGCGGTGCTGATGGCCACCCGCGGCCGCCTGGACCGCGCCCGCCAGTTCTTCCACGAGGCCGAGGTCGAGCTGTACGCGTCCGGGATCGAGCTGCCGCCCGGGCTGGACGTAAGAAATCGTCTGCTCGAGAGCTTTTCGCGCAAGACCATCAACGACGACGCGGCCGTCGCCGACTGGATCATGATGTTCGAGGCCTGGCCCATCAAGCGCACGCCCGGGCTGCGCTGCCAGCTGGACGTGTCCCCGCAGACCAACCGGCTCCCCGCCTATCGCAGCATCGCCGCCCCGGCGCTCGTCATCGGTTTCGCCGACGACATCGTGACGCCGCCGTACCTCGGGCGCGAGGTCGCCGACGCCATGCCCAACGGCCGCTACCTGCAGATTCCCGACGCGGGCCACCTGGGCTTCTTCGAGCGGCCGCAGGCGGTCAACAACGCGGCGCTGCAGTTCCTCGCGAACGTGAAGGTCTAG
- the menD gene encoding 2-succinyl-5-enolpyruvyl-6-hydroxy-3-cyclohexene-1-carboxylic-acid synthase: protein MNPSTTQARVVVDELIRGGVRDVVLCPGSRNAPLAFALQDADRSGRIRLHVRIDERTAGYLAIGLAIGAGAPVCVAMTSGTAVANLGPAVVEANYARVPLIVLSANRPYELLGTGANQTMEQLGYFGTQVRATISLGLAENAPERLPALNATWRSATCRVLVAATGARTANAGPVHFDIPLREPLVPDSEPHGAAVPPGRPGGKPWTYAPPVTFDQPLDIDVSPDTVVIAGHGAGLHPNLAQLPTAAEPTAPAAANPLHPLALPLLRPKQVIMLGRPTLHRPVSTLLADPQVPVYALTTGPRWPDVSGNSQATGTRAVTTGTPNPAWLRRCAEVNRHALAAVRGQLAAHPLTTGLHVAAAMADALRPGDQLVLGASNPVRDAALVGLNPTGIQVRSNRGVAGIDGTVSTAIGAALAFEAAHDGRTVALIGDLTFVHDSSGLLIGPTEPTPRALTIVVSNDNGGGIFELLEQGDPRFSDVSSRVFGTPHDVDVGALCRAYHVESRQIEVDDLHAALDEPEPGLRVLEVKADRSSLRRLHAAIKAAL from the coding sequence ATGAACCCCTCGACGACACAGGCCCGCGTCGTCGTCGACGAGCTGATCCGCGGCGGCGTCCGCGACGTGGTGCTGTGCCCGGGCTCCCGGAACGCGCCGCTGGCGTTCGCCCTGCAGGACGCCGACCGCTCCGGCCGCATCCGGCTGCACGTGCGCATCGACGAGCGCACCGCCGGTTACCTGGCGATCGGCCTGGCGATCGGGGCCGGTGCGCCGGTGTGCGTCGCAATGACGTCCGGCACCGCGGTGGCCAACCTGGGCCCGGCGGTGGTCGAGGCCAACTACGCCCGGGTGCCGCTGATCGTGCTGTCGGCCAACCGGCCGTACGAGCTGCTGGGCACCGGCGCCAACCAGACCATGGAACAGCTGGGCTACTTCGGCACCCAGGTCCGCGCCACCATCAGCCTCGGCCTGGCCGAGAACGCGCCCGAGCGGCTGCCCGCGCTCAACGCCACCTGGCGGTCGGCCACCTGCCGCGTGCTGGTCGCCGCCACGGGCGCCCGCACGGCCAATGCCGGCCCCGTGCACTTCGACATCCCGCTGCGCGAGCCGCTGGTGCCGGATAGCGAACCGCACGGCGCGGCGGTCCCGCCGGGCCGGCCCGGGGGCAAGCCCTGGACCTACGCGCCGCCGGTCACCTTCGACCAGCCGCTCGACATCGACGTGTCGCCCGACACGGTGGTGATCGCCGGGCACGGCGCGGGCCTCCATCCCAATCTGGCTCAGCTGCCCACCGCCGCCGAGCCGACGGCCCCGGCCGCGGCCAACCCGCTGCACCCCCTCGCGCTGCCCCTGCTGCGTCCCAAGCAGGTGATCATGCTGGGCCGCCCCACGCTGCACCGTCCGGTGTCGACGCTGCTGGCCGACCCGCAGGTGCCGGTGTACGCGCTGACCACGGGCCCGCGCTGGCCCGACGTCTCGGGCAATTCCCAGGCGACCGGCACCCGCGCCGTCACCACCGGGACCCCCAATCCCGCCTGGCTGCGCCGCTGTGCGGAGGTCAACCGGCATGCGTTGGCGGCCGTCCGCGGGCAGCTGGCGGCGCACCCGCTGACCACCGGCCTGCACGTCGCCGCGGCGATGGCCGACGCGCTGCGGCCCGGCGACCAGCTCGTGCTCGGGGCGTCCAACCCCGTCCGCGACGCCGCCCTGGTCGGCCTCAACCCGACGGGCATCCAGGTGCGTTCCAACCGCGGCGTCGCCGGCATCGACGGGACCGTCTCCACGGCGATCGGGGCGGCGTTGGCCTTCGAGGCGGCCCACGACGGGCGCACCGTCGCGCTGATCGGGGACCTGACCTTCGTCCACGACAGCTCAGGGCTGCTGATCGGCCCCACCGAGCCGACGCCGCGCGCGCTGACCATCGTGGTGTCCAACGACAACGGCGGAGGCATCTTCGAGCTGCTCGAGCAGGGCGATCCCCGGTTCTCCGACGTGTCGTCGCGGGTGTTCGGCACGCCGCACGACGTCGACGTCGGCGCGCT